The following are from one region of the Pocillopora verrucosa isolate sample1 chromosome 3, ASM3666991v2, whole genome shotgun sequence genome:
- the LOC131797975 gene encoding BET1 homolog produces MRRAHVPSDYHGNMAQRTDHEMLEEENDKMVDHLSSKVQALKSLTIDIGNEVKYQNKMLKEMDTDFDSGGSLLSSTMNRLTALTKKGHHRVMLYLILFCLLVFFVTWYIIKRR; encoded by the exons ATGAGACGAGCCCAtg TTCCTTCAGATTATCACGGAAATATGGCGCAGAGAACTGATCATGAAATGCTGGAAGAAGAGAACGATAAAATGGTCGATCATCTCTCAAGCAAAGTTCAAGCACTGAAATCG cttACAATAGACATTGGAAATGAAGTGAAATATCAGAATAAAATGCTGAAAGAAATG GATACAGATTTTGACTCTGGAGGCTCACTCTTATCATCAACCATGAACAGGTTAACAGCACTGACAAAAAAAGGTCACCACAGAGTCATGCTCTATCTGATTTTATTTTGccttcttgttttctttgtaacCTGGTATATTATCAAAAGAAGATGA
- the LOC131797936 gene encoding uncharacterized protein isoform X2, translated as MMTSAHHMKKHSSSKVSPSSSEHKHSRSKHVCGSKTEHSKRRKEQLNDPNIAIISKNRITRQLGIYNKAKRSNTILRENLKQKICKKKFENVKAKTAEDMAKVLDCSSFKIYLSCSGSLQEGQDSPVQHISGERDSLIQSSAGSSKTQSSTGRYSNPDKSRITPVRRITPRQITPQSESMLAFKTPLQEISEHLTESLRPLETFHGRNYLVEVREQLRKMIKQSSVNSQTQSTANNVGVTSQVQKRCLKRKSKDEIAASTGYIGNESTAQGNEKHHCHDCLLQNEQHKNLAAMESHSLKTKAQQVKVTQVVSANAPRVYSCAETVQPKEYQDPCPSAVEKEARHKEEKDHNYLYVSDVRRCLFEQRNCQFPTTDTKVYASSNNSSSLDILDFLDGVEQESNVVNSQQHKGYETPNPQLVSPPKKPNLKSPTPEKRFYPHKLY; from the exons ATG aTGACAAGTGCACATCATATGAAAAAGCATTCCTCTTCTAAAGTTAGCCCAAGTTCAAGTGAGCACAAGCACTCAAGATCCAAACATGTCTGTGGTTCTAAAACAGAG CATTCCAAGAGAAGGAAAGAGCAGTTAAATGACCCTAACATTGCCATTATTTCAAAGAACAGAATTACA AGACAACTGGGTATATACAACAAGGCCAAAAGATCCAACACAATTTTGAGAG AGAATCTCAAgcaaaaaatatgtaaaaag aaatttgaaaatgtcaAGGCAAAAACTGCAGAAGATATGGCTAAAGTACTTGATTGTTCCTCCTTCAAAATATACTTATCTTGCAGTGGCAGTCTGCAAGAAGGCCAAG aTTCTCCAGTCCAGCACATTTCTGGAGAAAGAGACTCTCT aatACAGAGCTCTGCTGGTAGCAGTAAAACTCAGAG TTCCACTGGTAGATACAGCAACCCTGACAAAAGTAGAATTACCCCAGTGCGAAGGATTACTCCTCGACAGATTACACCTCAAAGTGAATCTATGCTAGCATTTAAG ACACCACTACAAGAAATATCAGAACATTTAACTGAATCCTTGAGACCCTTGGAGACATTTCATGGAAGAA ACTACTTGGTTGAAGTCCGGGAACAACTGagaaaaatgattaaacaaAG TTCTGTTAATAGCCAAACACAAAGTACTGCAAACAATGTTGGAGTAACCTCTCAAGTCCAAAAGCGATgtcttaaaagaaaatcaaaag ATGAAATTGCAGCTTCAACTGGGTACATAGGAAATGAAAGTACAGCTCAGGGTAATGAGAAACATCACTGTCATGACTGCCTGCTTCAAAATGAACAGCACAAGAATTTGGCTGCCATGGAGAGTCATTCACTGAAGACAAAAGCACAGCAAGTCAAAGTGACTCAAGTAGTTTCTGCCAATGCTCCAAGAGTTTATTCCTGTGCAGAAACAGTTCAACCAAAAGAATACCAG GATCCATGCCCTAGTGCTGTGGAGAAAGAGGCAAGACATAAGGAGGAAAAGGACCATAACTATTTGTATGTCAGTGATGTTCGCCGATGTTTGTTTGAACAAAGAAACTGTCAGTTTCCAACTACTGATACAAAAGTGTACGCTTCTTCAAACAACAGTTCCTCATTGGACATTCTAGACTTTCTTGATGGAGTTGAACAGGAATCAAATGTTGTGAACAGTCAACAACACAAAGGTTATGAGACCCCTAACCCACAACTTGTTTCTCCTCCAAAAAAGCCAAATCTAAAATCACCAACTCCTGAGAAGAGATTCTATCCCCACAAGCTGTACTAA
- the LOC131797936 gene encoding uncharacterized protein isoform X1, with translation MMTSAHHMKKHSSSKVSPSSSEHKHSRSKHVCGSKTEHSKRRKEQLNDPNIAIISKNRITRQLGIYNKAKRSNTILRENLKQKICKKKFENVKAKTAEDMAKVLDCSSFKIYLSCSGSLQEGQDSPVQHISGERDSLIQSSAGSSKTQSSCSSTGRYSNPDKSRITPVRRITPRQITPQSESMLAFKTPLQEISEHLTESLRPLETFHGRNYLVEVREQLRKMIKQSSVNSQTQSTANNVGVTSQVQKRCLKRKSKDEIAASTGYIGNESTAQGNEKHHCHDCLLQNEQHKNLAAMESHSLKTKAQQVKVTQVVSANAPRVYSCAETVQPKEYQDPCPSAVEKEARHKEEKDHNYLYVSDVRRCLFEQRNCQFPTTDTKVYASSNNSSSLDILDFLDGVEQESNVVNSQQHKGYETPNPQLVSPPKKPNLKSPTPEKRFYPHKLY, from the exons ATG aTGACAAGTGCACATCATATGAAAAAGCATTCCTCTTCTAAAGTTAGCCCAAGTTCAAGTGAGCACAAGCACTCAAGATCCAAACATGTCTGTGGTTCTAAAACAGAG CATTCCAAGAGAAGGAAAGAGCAGTTAAATGACCCTAACATTGCCATTATTTCAAAGAACAGAATTACA AGACAACTGGGTATATACAACAAGGCCAAAAGATCCAACACAATTTTGAGAG AGAATCTCAAgcaaaaaatatgtaaaaag aaatttgaaaatgtcaAGGCAAAAACTGCAGAAGATATGGCTAAAGTACTTGATTGTTCCTCCTTCAAAATATACTTATCTTGCAGTGGCAGTCTGCAAGAAGGCCAAG aTTCTCCAGTCCAGCACATTTCTGGAGAAAGAGACTCTCT aatACAGAGCTCTGCTGGTAGCAGTAAAACTCAGAG CTCTTGCAGTTCCACTGGTAGATACAGCAACCCTGACAAAAGTAGAATTACCCCAGTGCGAAGGATTACTCCTCGACAGATTACACCTCAAAGTGAATCTATGCTAGCATTTAAG ACACCACTACAAGAAATATCAGAACATTTAACTGAATCCTTGAGACCCTTGGAGACATTTCATGGAAGAA ACTACTTGGTTGAAGTCCGGGAACAACTGagaaaaatgattaaacaaAG TTCTGTTAATAGCCAAACACAAAGTACTGCAAACAATGTTGGAGTAACCTCTCAAGTCCAAAAGCGATgtcttaaaagaaaatcaaaag ATGAAATTGCAGCTTCAACTGGGTACATAGGAAATGAAAGTACAGCTCAGGGTAATGAGAAACATCACTGTCATGACTGCCTGCTTCAAAATGAACAGCACAAGAATTTGGCTGCCATGGAGAGTCATTCACTGAAGACAAAAGCACAGCAAGTCAAAGTGACTCAAGTAGTTTCTGCCAATGCTCCAAGAGTTTATTCCTGTGCAGAAACAGTTCAACCAAAAGAATACCAG GATCCATGCCCTAGTGCTGTGGAGAAAGAGGCAAGACATAAGGAGGAAAAGGACCATAACTATTTGTATGTCAGTGATGTTCGCCGATGTTTGTTTGAACAAAGAAACTGTCAGTTTCCAACTACTGATACAAAAGTGTACGCTTCTTCAAACAACAGTTCCTCATTGGACATTCTAGACTTTCTTGATGGAGTTGAACAGGAATCAAATGTTGTGAACAGTCAACAACACAAAGGTTATGAGACCCCTAACCCACAACTTGTTTCTCCTCCAAAAAAGCCAAATCTAAAATCACCAACTCCTGAGAAGAGATTCTATCCCCACAAGCTGTACTAA
- the LOC131797934 gene encoding nuclear pore glycoprotein p62 → MFGQQNQQNKPVGIFGATPQLGQNTGGFSFGTPAGSTAASSSTSSSGGFAFAAPSQQSGFQFGSTTTPSAIKPGATGGLTFGQTPSTTGGFTLGGTPTSQPVGFSFGTKSSSSFQFGTPTATAATTQQPGGFALNSSSTTGISFGTPATSSGQAASGRFRLGGAGSGFSFSSPAPATTSATGGLSLGSTSTAASSQLTGGLTFGKPVATSTGFSFGQSSGLTFGTPNTQQSGLITGGGAPVGLTQGTNKTTAPTTATPTVGISLGVNVSSAQSGLSFGAVTATASTSNPSTLPTLGATAPATTTGGFSLGNNLKLGGTAAAPVSTGLSFNLPSATSTSATPSSGSSFGLTTTAAPSTASSSVSTVPTLSTKLSGIGTTAVTTASGLPASGPSGLKFSTLQTTSLSTATTTVASAPGTIASTASSSAPGAGAPSNVPQLTYKQLEELINKWALELADYEKTFLDQAAQVNSWDRLLMENGEKITELNAGVENVKAEQKRLDQELDFIMAQQQELEEMLKPLEDAVSSSNSGSRQLQQADKERDFTYKLAKDVDGQLKQMVQDLKSIIEHLNTANTQQQDSDDPIAQIAKILNAHMNSLQWIDQNSGILQRKVEEISRLSETRRKEQERNFRLAFD, encoded by the exons ATGTTCGGTCAACAAAACCAGCAGAATAAGCCTGTTGGCATATTTGGAGCTACGCCTCAGCTTGGCCAGAATACGGGAGGGTTCAGTTTTGGTACACCCGCAGGAAGTACTGCCGCTTCGAGTTCAACTTCTTCGTCTGGCGGGTTCGCCTTTGCTGCACCATCACAACAATCAG GATTTCAGTTTGGCTCAACTACCACACCATCAGCCATAAAACCTGGTGCCACAGGAGGCCTTACTTTTGGTCAGACACCTAGCACTACAGGAGGTTTCACACTGGGTGGAACACCTACATCTCAGCCAGTGGGATTCAGTTTTGGCACAAAATCAAGTAGCAGTTTTCAGTTTGGTACACCAACAGCAACTGCAGCAACAACACAACAACCTGGGGGGTTTGCATTAAATTCTTCTTCAACAACTGGAATTTCCTTTGGTACACCTGCCACATCTTCTGGTCAAGCAGCTAGTGGTCGGTTTAGGTTGGGTGGAGCAg GATCAGGCTTTTCATTCAGCAGCCCTGCACCAGCAACCACATCTGCAACAGGAGGCCTCTCCCTGGGTTCTACATCCACTGCTGCTTCCTCTCAATTAACTGGGGGCCTTACCTTTGGAAAACCAGTTGCTACAAGCACAGGGTTCAGCTTTGGTCAGTCCTCGGGCTTGACATTTGGCACTCCAAACACTCAACAAAGTGGACTGATAACAGGTGGTGGAGCACCAGTAGGGCTTACACAGGGGACAAACAAAACTACAGCACCCACAACAGCGACTCCGACTGTGGGTATTTCACTTGGAGTTAATGTGTCTTCTGCTCAGTCAGGACTGTCTTTTGGGGCAGTCACTGCAACAGCATCTACTAGTAACCCTAGCACTCTACCTACGCTTGGGGCTACTGCCCCAGCAACTACCACTGGTGGATTTTCTCTTGGAAACAACCTCAAATTAGGTGGCACTGCAGCTGCCCCAGTTAGTACTGGGTTGTCTTTCAATCTACCATCTGCAACAAGTACTTCAGCAACACCAAGTTCAGGATCATCATTTGGATTAACTACAACCGCAGCACCTAGCACAGCCAGCAGTTCAGTCTCCACAGTTCCCACTCTGAGTACAAAGCTTTCAGGAATAGGCACAACTGCTGTTACGACTGCTTCAGGGTTACCTGCATCCGGACCATCAGGACTAAAATTTAGCACTCTGCAAACAACATCATTATCAACTGCGACAACGACAG tGGCTTCAGCACCTGGAACCATAGCTAGCACAGCaag CTCCTCTGCACCTGGAGCTGGAGCTCCTAGCAATGTACCACAATTGACTTATAAACAGCTTGAAGAACTCATTAACAAG tgggCTTTGGAACTAGCAGACTATGAAAAAACGTTTTTGGATCAGGCAGCACAAGTGAATTCATGGGATAGGCTTCTtatggaaaatggagaaaag ATCACTGAGCTTAATGCTGGTGTGGAGAATGTTAAAGCAGAACAGAAAAG ACTTGATCAAGAGTTGGACTTTATTATGGCCCAACAACAAGAACTGGAGGAAATGTTGAAGCCATTGGAAGATGCTGTAAGTTCAAGCAACTCAGGCAGCAGGCAACTCCAGCAGGCTGATAAGGAGAGGGACTTCAC GTACAAATTGGCTAAAGATGTTGATGGACAGTTAAAGCAAATGGTGCAAGATCTCAAATCAATCATTGAACATCTTAATACTGCAAATACTCAGCAACAGGACTCAGATGACCCT ATCGCACAGATTGCCAAGATTTTGAATGCACACATGAATTCACTACAGTGGATAGATCAAAATTCAG GAATCCTTCAGAGAAAGGTTGAAGAGATTTCTCGCCTCAGTGAAACAAGGAGAAAAGAACAGGAAAGAAACTTTAGATTG GCATTTGATTGA
- the LOC131797930 gene encoding protein phosphatase inhibitor 2-like, producing MEEDANQPKKGILRNKSEDKHHSGIHWDEMNILMTHHPPDKDYGHMKINEPPTPYSKWKDPGDDEGEGTADPFSDDEADPQKLDPENLHDRIKDAPKRGSWDENADDDDDDDDDDIDEDLSESQKEHKKAFKDKRRVHYNEYSKVKLARKLIEQELKDLEDDNDGSLDSAKEGSSSTDACAADTQMDET from the exons ATGGAGGAGGACGCCAATCAACCTAAAAAAGGCATTTTGAGGAACAAGTCTGAAGATAAACACCA CTCAGGTATTCATTGGgatgaaatgaatattttgatgACACATCATCCCCCAGATAAAGACTATGGCCATATGAAGATCAATGAACCTCCGACGCCATACAGTAAATGGAAAGATCCAGGTGATGATGAAGGTGAAGGGACAGCAGATCCCTTTTCTGACGATGAAGCTGATCCACAAAAGTTAGATCCAGAAAACTTACATGACAG GATCAAAGATGCTCCAAAGAGAGGCTCCTGGGATGAAAATGcagacgatgatgatgatgatgatgatgatgatattgacGAGGATTTATCAGAAAGTCAGAAAG AACATAAAAAAGCATTTAAAGACAAGAGAAGGGTACACTACAACGAATATTCTAAAGTTAAACTTGCAAGGAAACTTATAGAGCAAGAGTTAAAAGATCTAGAAGATGACAATGATGGTTCATTAGACTCAGCAAAGGAAGGATCAAGTTCAACAGATGCTTGTGCAGCTGATACTCAG atGGATGAGACATAG
- the LOC131797929 gene encoding 2-amino-3-ketobutyrate coenzyme A ligase, mitochondrial-like: MAAIRISLRSIFPPGIKTFHSSGCPRLQISVQYSSAAQLALRGILDSQLSDIHQAGTWKDERVITTKQAPEIAVHGQTEKLLNFCANNYLGLSSHPEVIQAAKDALDKYGNGLSSVRFICGTQDLHKELEEKISRFHEREDTILYACCFDANAGLFEALMTPDDAILSDELNHASIIDGIRLSKAKKFRYKNKDMKDLEEKLNEAEGARMKLIVTDGVFSMDGKVAPLNELCDLAEKYGALTFIDECHATGFLGDTGRGTEEYLNCMGRVDIINSTLGKALGGGAGGYTTGPKQLIDLLRQKSRPYLFSNTLPPPVVGGASKVFDLLMNGSDLIKKVAENTKLFRKKMTAAGFHIIGDGHPITPVMLGDARLAVEFADEMLDRGIYVIGFTFPVVPKGQARIRVQISAAHSTEEIDRCVEAFIEVGKKKGVI; this comes from the exons ATGGCAGCAATAAGGATATCGCTTCGATCGATCTTCCCACCAG gtatcaaaacatttcacagcTCAGGCTGCCCAAGACTACAAATTTCTGTCCAATATTCAAGTGCAGCACAGCTTGCTCTTCGTGGAATCTTAGACTCGCAGCTCAGTGACATCCACCAAGCAGGCACATGGAAAGACGAAAGGGTCATAACAACCAAACAAGCCCCAGAAATTGCAGTACATGGACAAACTGAAAAGCTGCTCAACTTTTGTGCAAATAACTATCTGGGACTGTCA TCTCATCCAGAAGTTATACAAGCAGCTAAAGATGCCTTAGACAAGTATGGCAATGGACTCAGTTCAGTCAGGTTTATATGTGGTACACAG GATCTTCACAAAGAACTGGAGGAAAAGATATCAAGATTCCATGAACGGGAAGATACAATTCTATATGCTTGTTGTTTTGATGCAAATGCTGGCTTGTTTGAGGCTCTTATGACTCCAGATGATGCAATATTAAGTGATGAGTTGAATCATGCATCTATCATTGATGGAATACGACTATCCAAGGCCAAGAAATTCAgatacaaaaataaagacaTGAAAG ACCTTGAAGAAAAGCTGAATGAGGCAGAGGGAGCACGTATGAAGTTAATAGTTACTGATGGTGTTTTCAGTATGGATGGAAAAGTTGCACCTCTTAA TGAACTGTGTGACTTAGCAGAAAAGTATGGTGCACTTACATTCATTGATGAGTGTCATGCTACAGGATTCCTTGGAGACACAGGGAG GGGAACAGAGGAATATCTAAACTGTATGGGACGTGTGGATATCATTAACTCAACTCTTGGGAAAGCTTTGGGTGGAGGAGCAG GTGGCTATACAACAGGACCAAAACAACTTATTGATTTGCTTCGTCAGAAGTCCCGTCCTTATCTGTTCTCCAACACTCTGCCCCCTCCAGTTGTGGGTGGGGCCAGTAAG GTGTTTGATCTGTTAATGAATGGATCTGACTTGATCAAAAAAGTGGCTGAAAACACTAAGTTATTCCGAAAGAAAATGACAGCAGCGGGGTTTCACATAATT GGGGATGGTCATCCAATAACTCCTGTCATGTTGGGAGATGCACGGCTGGCTGTAGAGTTTGCTGATGAAATGTTAG atCGTGGTATCTATGTGATAGGTTTTACATTTCCTGTTGTTCCCAAAG GTCAAGCAAGGATTCGGGTTCAGATCTCTGCTGCACACAGCACAGAGGAGATTGATCGTTGTGTTGAAGCTTTTATTGAAGttggaaaaaagaaaggtgTAATTTAA